One part of the Mya arenaria isolate MELC-2E11 chromosome 3, ASM2691426v1 genome encodes these proteins:
- the LOC128227357 gene encoding uncharacterized protein LOC128227357, with protein MNYIWLIFATHVVGDSLSFMCTEEFRYISDLNGELGYCERCSLCDDGGYIQRRNVSRRIDPTYGYLECYPCIECPEGSYRKPGPANVCLICMKTCANVNRYESQPCGGALPGHCGTCYQGYHSRTNEPEGYCEKVGRTENNDKGSDGIDAPRVALILTICLVIVCGVLCIGLKFHKRHRKNEQQHRFSYAEEYKLTSTERSVNAFESGYISELNTQQSIIQFEERGTSTDQEETEVAIEVEDKICKVIPLWKNVFSKVCISHIASVFEGMANDYVEHESQSSGKDYKMYLLFESLGVQKEVYKAEEERCLLHKISYCDYVQNVLNFWIENNRDANTEDLCKALHKAGFEDIAKDCEVLVDRYNSGLLDLDVYDDDLITAEQRNETMCKQFV; from the exons ATGAACTATATTTGGCTAATTTTCGCAACACATGTTGTTGGCGATTCTTTGTCATTTATGTGTACAGAAGAATTTCGCTACATTTCGGATTTAAACGGAGAACTTGGATATTGTGAGCGCTGCTCATTGTGTGACGATGGCGGATACATTCAACGAAGAAAT GTATCAAGACGCATTGACCCAACATACGGCTACCTTGAATGTTACCCATGCATTGAATGTCCGGAAGGTTCATATAGAAAACCTGGTCCTGCcaatgtttgtttgatttgtatGAAAACATGTGCAAACGTCAATCGTTACGAGTCGCAACCTTGTGGTGGTGCTTTACCAGGACACTGCGGAACTTGTTATCAGGG atatcACAGCAGAACAAATGAGCCGGAAgggtattgtgaaaaggttggACGAACAG AAAATAACGACAAAGGTTCGGATGGTATTGACGCACCACGAGTTGCATTGATTCTTACTATATGCTTGGTAATTGTCTGTGGCGTATTATGCATTGGCTTGAAGTTCCACAAGCGTCACAGAAAAAATG AACAACAACACCGGTTTAGTTATGCAGAAGAATACAAACTGACGTCCACTGAAAGATCAGTAAATGCATTTGAGTCTGGTTATATATCAGAATTAAATACACAACAATCTATTATACAATTTGAAGAAAGGGGTACTAGTACCGACCAAGAAGAAACGGAAG TTGCCATCGAAGTTGAAGACAAAATATGCAAAGTAATTCCATTGtggaaaaatgtattttcaaaagtttGCATATCACACATCGCCTCTGTCTTCGAGGGTATGGCCAATGATTATGTGGAGCATGAATCTCAGTCGTCGGGTAAGgactacaaaatgtatttacttttcGAATCCCTCGGCGTACAGAAAGAAGTCTACAAAGCAGAGGAAGAGAGGTGCTTACTTCACAAAATATCCTACTGTGATTACGTACAGaatgttttaaacttttggATTGAGAACAATCGGGATGCGAACACCGAAGATTTGTGCAAAGCACTACATAAAGCCGGATTTGAAGACATAGCTAAAGATTGTGAAGTCTTAGTTGACCGTTATAATAGTGGACTGCTTGATCTGGATGTGTATGATGATGACTTGATCACGGCGGAACAAAGGAATGAAACGATGtgtaaacaatttgtttga
- the LOC128227356 gene encoding toll-like receptor 4, producing MTGHLINLPELRYMGFSRNYCNAVGLTTLDWTKLENLQLDVNFLGSLLANSDRANIFDLLPNLKVLNLSSNGITTLFSRTFHRLQKLRHLDLSFNNIENFDLNLKPLENLLIIDLQVNSVHTLKGNIIQQLEKNSKRLNTSFAVDLRNNSISYGCDNLLFLQWLAKHEHNFVGFNSYWFVADNSSILSSDDFKRDIEHLPKRCKTYVELIVICSISVAVFLSIVIGGVIYKTRWKLRYLLFMSKQRYFGYRRLEDETLIENYKYDAFISYADENIRFVRDRIIPELERRGLSLCIHQRDFLAGNDVTDNIINAIQCSKKTITILSNGFLRSKWCMYEFNMARMETIYTREGRGCLVVAMLEKIPVDRMTAEMLQWIKENSYIEFTKDEDGEALFWENLTDSIKN from the coding sequence ATGACTGGACATTTGATTAATCTGCCAGAGCTTCGTTACATGGGATTCTCACGAAATTATTGTAACGCAGTTGGATTAACGACATTAGATTGGACAAAGTTGGAAAACCTTCAACTGGATGTCAATTTTCTGGGGAGTTTATTAGCCAATTCTGACCGTGCAAATATTTTTGATCTTCTCCCTAATTTAAAAGTTCTTAATCTATCTTCTAATGGAATCACTACATTGTTTTCTAGAACATTTCACCGATTGCAGAAATTGCGTCATTTAGATCTTAGCTTTAACAACATAGAGAATTTCGATCTGAATCTGAAGCCACTAGAGAATTTGCTTATAATTGATTTACAGGTCAATTCTGTGCATACACTTAAGGGAAATATTATTCAGCAATTAGAGAAAAATTCAAAACGTCTAAATACGTCATTTGCAGTTGATTTGCGAAACAATTCTATCTCATATGGCTGTGATAATCTTCTTTTTTTGCAATGGCTGGCTAAACACGAACACAACTTTGTAGGTTTTAATAGCTACTGGTTTGTTGCGGACAATAGTTCGATACTTTCTTCCGATGATTTCAAAAGAGACATAGAACATTTGCCAAAGAGATGCAAAACGTACGTCGAACTGATTGTAATTTGCTCTATTTCGGTTGCAGTTTTTCTTTCGATTGTTATCGGAGGTGTGATTTATAAAACTCGTTGGAAGCTACGATACCTCCTTTTCATGTCAAAACAGCGATACTTTGGCTACCGAAGACTTGAAGACGAAACTTTAATAGAAAACTACAAATATGACGCATTTATTTCCTACGCCGACGAAAACATAAGGTTTGTTCGTGACAGGATTATTCCGGAGTTAGAACGTCGCGGACTCTCACTCTGCATTCACCAGCGTGACTTTTTGGCGGGAAATGACGTGACGGACAACATTATCAACGCTATTCAATGTAGCAAGAAAACTATCACTATTCTTTCGAATGGATTTCTCCGTAGCAAATGGTGCATGTACGAATTTAACATGGCCCGAATGGAAACTATATACACTCGGGAAGGTCGAGGCTGCCTGGTTGTAGCCATGTTAGAGAAGATCCCGGTTGACCGAATGACGGCGGAAATGCTGCAGTGGATAAAGGAAAACAGTTATATTGAGTTTACGAAGGATGAGGATGGAGAGGCGCTCTTCTGGGAAAATCTTACGGACAGCATTAAAAACTAG